Proteins co-encoded in one Ensifer sp. PDNC004 genomic window:
- the queE gene encoding 7-carboxy-7-deazaguanine synthase QueE: protein MSGPGETRIRVSEIFGPTIQGEGILIGLPTVFVRTGGCDYRCSWCDTLHAVDSEYREQWLPMGVEQIWQEVVKLSGGKPLTVSLSGGNPAIQPLAPLIARGREEGYRFALETQGSLAKDWFADLDVLVLSPKPPSSGMETDWHAFDDCLRMAADGPEVALKIVVFDERDYAYARDAAARYPHLPLYLQPGNHTPPPPDDDDAQVDIDGIIGRMLWLVGKVTEDRWFEARVLPQLHVLLWGNRRGV, encoded by the coding sequence ATGAGCGGGCCCGGCGAAACGCGCATCCGTGTCAGCGAAATCTTCGGGCCGACGATCCAGGGCGAGGGCATCCTGATCGGGCTTCCGACCGTGTTCGTGCGCACGGGCGGCTGCGATTATCGCTGCAGCTGGTGCGACACGCTGCACGCGGTCGACAGCGAATACCGTGAGCAATGGCTGCCGATGGGTGTCGAGCAGATCTGGCAGGAGGTCGTCAAGCTTTCCGGCGGCAAGCCGCTGACGGTCTCGCTTTCCGGTGGAAACCCGGCGATCCAGCCGCTGGCGCCCCTGATCGCACGCGGACGCGAGGAGGGGTACCGCTTCGCGCTGGAGACGCAGGGCAGCCTCGCCAAGGACTGGTTTGCCGATCTCGACGTACTGGTCTTGAGTCCGAAGCCGCCGTCGAGCGGCATGGAGACCGATTGGCATGCGTTCGACGACTGTCTTCGCATGGCAGCGGATGGGCCGGAGGTGGCGCTGAAGATCGTCGTCTTCGACGAACGCGATTATGCCTATGCCCGGGACGCGGCGGCGCGCTACCCGCATCTGCCGCTCTATCTGCAGCCGGGCAACCATACCCCGCCACCGCCTGATGACGACGACGCCCAGGTGGACATCGACGGCATCATCGGTCGCATGCTGTGGCTTGTCGGCAAGGTGACGGAGGACCGCTGGTTCGAAGCGCGCGTGCTGCCGCAACTGCATGTTCTGCTCTGGGGTAACCGACGCGGCGTGTAG
- a CDS encoding arylamine N-acetyltransferase encodes MRSAPFPVDLGRYFARIGHAGPLSPDLTTLGRIVARHAASIPFEAIDVLFGRRIDLSPAAVDAKLIDRRRGGYCFEQNGLLQRVLTSLGYRVDPLIARVLWMRAPGAPPPAWSHMALRVFVNDVGYLVDVGFGSCVPTAPLRFDRTTPQPTQHEPFRLSRTLDGYVLEALLGRDWVPVYEVSPSICGEDAYRIANIATYTDPHSLFRQTLLVTLTTEETRNILLGNRLTIRDRNGTVTRQEFDAPAIESALINVFGLPLDGDWSRIAARAGGAFEASIPTT; translated from the coding sequence ATGCGGAGCGCCCCATTTCCCGTCGACCTCGGCCGCTACTTCGCCCGCATCGGTCATGCCGGGCCGCTCTCGCCCGATCTCACAACGCTTGGCAGGATCGTCGCCCGCCATGCCGCGTCGATCCCCTTCGAGGCCATCGACGTGCTTTTCGGCCGCCGGATCGACCTTTCGCCGGCGGCGGTCGACGCCAAGCTCATCGACCGCCGGCGTGGCGGCTATTGCTTCGAGCAGAACGGCCTGTTGCAGCGCGTGCTCACGTCGCTCGGCTACCGGGTGGATCCCTTGATCGCCCGCGTCCTGTGGATGCGCGCCCCGGGCGCGCCGCCGCCGGCCTGGTCGCACATGGCGCTCCGCGTCTTCGTGAACGATGTCGGCTATCTGGTCGATGTCGGCTTCGGCAGTTGCGTGCCGACCGCGCCACTGCGTTTCGACCGGACCACGCCGCAACCGACGCAGCATGAGCCGTTCCGTCTCAGCCGAACGCTCGATGGCTACGTGCTGGAGGCATTACTTGGTCGTGACTGGGTACCGGTCTACGAGGTATCGCCGAGCATTTGTGGAGAGGATGCGTATCGGATCGCAAACATTGCGACATACACGGATCCGCATTCGCTTTTCCGACAGACCCTGCTGGTGACGTTGACCACCGAGGAGACACGTAACATCCTGCTCGGAAACCGGCTGACGATCCGTGACAGGAACGGCACCGTGACGCGCCAGGAATTCGATGCACCGGCAATCGAATCTGCCCTTATCAACGTCTTCGGATTACCCCTCGACGGCGACTGGAGCCGGATCGCTGCGCGCGCCGGCGGCGCATTCGAGGCATCCATTCCAACGACATGA
- the queC gene encoding 7-cyano-7-deazaguanine synthase QueC codes for MKTIVICSGGLDSVSLAHKVAAEHELIGLLSFDYGQRHRKELDFAAACAKRLGVPHQIIDISAIGAHLTGSALTDDVDVPDGHYAEETMKATVVPNRNAIMLAIAFGLAAAQKADAVAVAVHGGDHFIYPDCRPGFIDAFQAMQNQALDGYADVRLYAPYVTISKADIVTDGASHQTPFEATWSCYKGGARHCGRCGTCVERREAFHLAGVADPTDYEDPDFWVAATSAFAAEDVK; via the coding sequence ATGAAGACAATCGTCATCTGCTCCGGCGGATTGGACTCGGTATCGCTTGCCCACAAGGTCGCAGCCGAACACGAACTCATTGGCCTGCTCTCCTTCGATTACGGCCAGCGACACCGTAAGGAGCTGGACTTTGCCGCCGCCTGTGCCAAGCGGCTCGGCGTTCCGCATCAGATCATCGACATAAGCGCGATCGGCGCCCATCTCACCGGATCGGCATTGACGGACGATGTCGACGTGCCCGACGGCCACTACGCCGAGGAAACGATGAAAGCGACGGTGGTTCCGAACCGCAACGCCATCATGCTTGCCATCGCCTTCGGGTTGGCAGCGGCGCAGAAGGCGGATGCGGTGGCCGTCGCCGTGCATGGCGGCGACCATTTCATCTATCCCGACTGCCGTCCCGGCTTCATCGACGCGTTTCAGGCGATGCAGAACCAGGCGCTCGACGGTTACGCCGACGTCAGGCTCTACGCGCCCTATGTGACGATCTCCAAGGCGGACATCGTCACCGACGGTGCGAGCCACCAGACGCCCTTCGAAGCGACTTGGTCCTGCTACAAGGGCGGCGCGCGGCATTGCGGGCGCTGCGGCACCTGCGTCGAGCGGCGCGAGGCCTTCCATCTGGCCGGCGTTGCGGATCCGACCGACTACGAAGATCCGGATTTCTGGGTGGCGGCGACGTCGGCCTTTGCGGCCGAGGACGTGAAGTGA
- a CDS encoding SPW repeat protein, which translates to MALMEGKKAQDWINLVLAICLFVSPWIMGFVVESVPAWNAWGAGVVLGVLAIATLAMFAEWEEWASLIVGLWLIASPWLLGFSTSPNPMWTHVVLGALVTVLAIWAVWDERQHPHAHA; encoded by the coding sequence ATGGCACTGATGGAAGGAAAGAAAGCACAGGACTGGATCAATCTGGTTCTTGCAATCTGCCTGTTCGTCTCCCCCTGGATCATGGGTTTCGTTGTCGAGAGCGTTCCGGCCTGGAACGCCTGGGGCGCCGGCGTCGTGCTCGGCGTTCTGGCGATCGCGACGCTTGCCATGTTTGCGGAATGGGAAGAATGGGCAAGCCTCATCGTCGGGCTCTGGCTGATCGCTTCACCCTGGCTGCTCGGTTTCTCGACCAGTCCCAACCCCATGTGGACGCATGTCGTCCTCGGGGCGCTGGTGACCGTGCTCGCGATCTGGGCCGTCTGGGACGAACGTCAGCATCCGCATGCGCATGCATGA
- the queD gene encoding 6-carboxytetrahydropterin synthase QueD encodes MFRITKEFHFSASHQLKSLPADHQCARLHGHNYIVEVELAGAELNEHGFVRDYHELSPLKRYIDESFDHRHLNDVLGHDRVTAECLAKHFYDWCKARLPETSAVRVSETPKTWAEYRP; translated from the coding sequence ATGTTCCGGATCACCAAGGAATTCCATTTCTCCGCCTCGCATCAGTTAAAGAGCCTGCCGGCAGACCATCAATGTGCGCGGCTGCACGGCCACAACTACATCGTCGAAGTCGAACTTGCCGGCGCGGAGCTCAACGAGCACGGCTTCGTGCGCGACTATCATGAGCTTTCGCCGCTGAAGCGCTACATCGACGAGAGTTTCGACCATCGTCATCTGAACGACGTTCTCGGCCACGACCGGGTGACGGCCGAATGTCTGGCGAAGCATTTCTACGACTGGTGCAAGGCGAGGCTGCCGGAAACCTCCGCCGTGCGTGTCAGCGAGACGCCGAAGACCTGGGCGGAATACCGGCCATGA
- a CDS encoding DUF488 domain-containing protein, protein MQLKTKRVYEPKADGDGMRVLVDRLWPRGLTKAEAAVDLWLKDIAPTTELRRWFHADEGTWEEFRERYLAELDGNPVAVDLLRQRIAEGPVTLLYSVKDEARNHAEILKGYILTHR, encoded by the coding sequence ATGCAGCTGAAGACGAAACGTGTCTATGAGCCGAAGGCCGATGGCGACGGGATGCGCGTCCTCGTCGATCGCCTCTGGCCGCGCGGTTTGACCAAGGCGGAAGCCGCGGTCGATCTCTGGCTGAAGGACATAGCGCCGACCACGGAGCTGCGCCGCTGGTTCCATGCGGATGAAGGCACGTGGGAAGAGTTTCGCGAGCGCTACCTTGCCGAGCTCGACGGCAATCCGGTGGCAGTTGACCTGTTGCGACAGCGCATTGCTGAGGGCCCGGTGACTTTGCTTTACAGCGTGAAGGATGAGGCCCGCAATCATGCGGAGATCCTCAAAGGCTACATCCTCACCCATCGATAG
- a CDS encoding YdcF family protein has product MKPSSIFAPSGSTVTTSGTPRSVKARSARRRLLGLLTATACLISAFPAGAFDQANAARIKQLVDTGMQYYWSGGDVKKAEAEVFKGITLHGKYDVVEEAFKEAATLAPERLDFQYAVAATQIIQKKLDDAQATFQGILGKDPTAFDAQSWLEAIARIRGDETSAALAHQALAGLDRERAEEYRKRFVRAEQIMAEKPNFDVPTVPGKVVIVALGYALADDGKAQQTLLDRLEVTLKAAEANPTALVMVSGGVPKNGVTEGDVMSKWLVDKGISRDRIMIEDKSKDTIGNVINAANLLVRHQADTVILVTSSSHMRRARTVMEDALKQRDLPSAVVPLNALDAPTQGEAAKVGADERLVIYRDLMRVSGVWAYPGLQQ; this is encoded by the coding sequence ATGAAGCCGAGTTCCATTTTTGCCCCCTCCGGGTCGACCGTGACTACATCGGGAACCCCGCGTTCGGTAAAGGCGCGCAGCGCAAGGCGTCGCCTCCTCGGACTGTTGACAGCGACTGCGTGTCTCATTTCAGCCTTTCCGGCCGGCGCCTTCGACCAGGCCAACGCTGCCCGTATCAAACAGCTGGTCGATACCGGCATGCAGTATTACTGGTCGGGCGGCGACGTCAAAAAGGCGGAAGCTGAAGTCTTCAAGGGCATTACGCTCCATGGCAAGTATGATGTCGTGGAGGAAGCCTTCAAGGAAGCGGCGACGCTCGCGCCTGAGCGGTTGGACTTCCAATATGCCGTTGCGGCGACCCAGATCATCCAGAAGAAGCTCGACGACGCCCAGGCGACCTTCCAGGGCATCCTTGGCAAAGACCCGACCGCTTTTGATGCGCAAAGCTGGCTCGAGGCCATTGCCCGTATTCGTGGCGATGAGACCAGCGCGGCGCTTGCCCACCAGGCCCTGGCCGGTCTCGATCGCGAGCGGGCGGAGGAGTACCGCAAGCGGTTCGTTCGGGCAGAACAGATCATGGCTGAAAAGCCGAACTTCGACGTCCCGACCGTGCCAGGCAAAGTCGTGATCGTCGCGCTGGGTTATGCGCTTGCCGATGACGGCAAGGCGCAGCAAACTCTGCTCGACCGGCTTGAGGTGACGTTGAAGGCCGCCGAGGCCAACCCGACAGCGCTTGTCATGGTGAGTGGCGGCGTGCCGAAAAATGGCGTTACGGAAGGTGACGTCATGTCCAAGTGGCTGGTCGACAAGGGTATCAGTCGCGATCGCATCATGATTGAGGACAAGTCGAAAGACACGATCGGCAATGTGATCAATGCCGCCAATCTCCTGGTGCGGCATCAGGCCGACACGGTAATCCTGGTGACCAGTTCGAGCCACATGCGCCGCGCGCGCACGGTCATGGAGGATGCCTTGAAGCAGCGCGATCTGCCATCGGCCGTGGTGCCGCTGAATGCACTGGACGCGCCAACCCAGGGTGAAGCCGCAAAGGTCGGGGCTGACGAGCGACTGGTCATTTACCGTGATCTGATGCGTGTTTCGGGCGTATGGGCCTATCCGGGGCTGCAGCAGTAG